The Triticum aestivum cultivar Chinese Spring chromosome 3A, IWGSC CS RefSeq v2.1, whole genome shotgun sequence genome includes a region encoding these proteins:
- the LOC123058153 gene encoding uncharacterized protein — protein sequence METMAANGGGKGRAAARYGDREQQGARRFQMPLHYPRYTRANYEAMPEWQLDRLLSDYGLPVHGSVHQKRSFAMGAFLWGAGN from the coding sequence ATGGAGACGATGGCGGCGAACGGCGGTGGGAAGGGCCGGGCGGCGGCGAGATACGGGGACAGGGAGCAGCAGGGCGCGCGCCGCTTCCAGATGCCGCTGCACTACCCGAGGTACACCAGGGCCAACTACGAGGCCATGCCCGAGTGGCAGCTCGACCGCCTCCTCTCCGACTACGGCCTCCCCGTCCACGGCAGCGTCCACCAGAAGCGCAGCTTCGCCATGGGCGCCTTCCTCTGGGGCGCCGGCAACTGA